One window from the genome of Oceanidesulfovibrio indonesiensis encodes:
- a CDS encoding YbaB/EbfC family nucleoid-associated protein: protein MRGMNDLVRQAQVMQKKIQKAQEELADKEVEASVGGGMVTVVATGGQEIKSVKIDPQAVDPEDVPMLEDLILSAVNEALKKAKEMAEEEMGALTGGMKIPGMF, encoded by the coding sequence ATGCGCGGCATGAACGATCTGGTGCGCCAAGCGCAAGTCATGCAGAAAAAGATTCAGAAGGCCCAGGAAGAACTCGCCGATAAAGAGGTGGAGGCCTCTGTCGGCGGAGGGATGGTCACAGTTGTCGCCACCGGCGGTCAGGAGATCAAGAGCGTGAAGATCGATCCGCAGGCAGTCGACCCCGAAGACGTGCCCATGCTGGAAGACCTGATCCTCTCCGCCGTGAACGAAGCGCTCAAGAAGGCCAAGGAAATGGCCGAGGAAGAGATGGGCGCGCTTACCGGCGGGATGAAGATTCCGGGGATGTTCTAG